In the genome of Hymenobacter cellulosivorans, one region contains:
- a CDS encoding alpha/beta hydrolase, whose translation MLLKQFLTAATTPLARRRPSIPAMRLSLEIGSLFQFLPWGVHLDCFSLEGMAAEWIKPEKANPRRVLLYLHGGGYVLGSLNTHRSAVGALAQRCQMHALTIAYRKAPDFPFPAALDDALLAYRWLLKQGYRPHDIIVAGDSAGGGLALALLLALRDNKEPLPAAGIGLSPWTDLELPTATIRRVANEELQLLEALAIRGWGGLYAAAAPLTAPLVSPVQASLHELPPLLLQTSDSEVLYDDVLTFAAKARCAGVPVTLQTFEGLVHWWHLFWRFVPEARQALDQVAAFTNGVWAAQEEAARVLQSLRPSASHKQRNSPRLRARL comes from the coding sequence TTGCTCCTCAAACAATTCCTAACGGCGGCCACTACGCCGCTGGCCCGGCGCCGACCTAGCATTCCGGCCATGCGCCTGAGCCTGGAAATCGGCAGCCTGTTTCAGTTCCTGCCCTGGGGCGTTCATCTCGACTGCTTCTCGCTCGAAGGCATGGCTGCCGAGTGGATTAAGCCTGAAAAGGCCAATCCGCGCCGCGTGCTGCTATACCTGCATGGCGGCGGCTACGTGCTGGGTTCCCTCAACACCCACCGGAGCGCTGTGGGGGCACTGGCCCAGCGCTGCCAGATGCACGCCCTGACCATTGCCTACCGCAAAGCTCCCGACTTTCCCTTTCCTGCCGCCCTCGACGATGCACTGCTGGCCTACCGCTGGCTGCTGAAGCAAGGCTACCGGCCCCACGACATCATCGTAGCCGGCGACTCGGCTGGTGGGGGGCTAGCCCTGGCATTGCTGCTGGCCCTGCGCGACAACAAGGAGCCGTTGCCCGCGGCCGGCATTGGCCTCTCACCCTGGACCGATCTGGAGCTGCCCACGGCCACCATCCGGCGCGTGGCCAATGAAGAGCTGCAACTGCTCGAAGCCCTGGCCATCCGGGGCTGGGGCGGGCTCTACGCCGCCGCCGCGCCCCTCACGGCCCCGCTCGTTTCGCCGGTGCAGGCCAGCTTGCACGAGCTGCCCCCGCTGCTGCTCCAGACCTCGGACTCGGAAGTGCTCTACGACGACGTGCTGACCTTTGCTGCCAAAGCCCGGTGTGCCGGTGTTCCCGTAACGCTGCAAACCTTCGAGGGCCTGGTCCACTGGTGGCACCTGTTCTGGCGTTTCGTGCCCGAAGCCCGGCAAGCCCTTGACCAAGTCGCGGCCTTTACCAACGGTGTTTGGGCGGCCCAGGAAGAGGCAGCCCGGGTGTTGCAAAGCCTGCGCCCATCGGCGAGCCACAAGCAGAGAAACAGCCCACGGCTGCGGGCCCGGCTCTGA
- a CDS encoding DUF4349 domain-containing protein produces the protein MYFPNFLAVRRWVATLLLSGSVLPALAQSGHDQELFETQKRLTVGVTKFAEARTSLKAFIGRRAVWVQKQEETPDQLTAEFALPTRALDSLDSLATGLGFVLENNLNAQNLTSRLQDLGAEEKVEAAQLARVEKELQAGRLGETERQRLEAELERHTSSLTRLRQRQQSIQSHAGQAYVTLRLYDEVSFPTGNRKVSFVNMPGVEYSYLRLDNPKPGLTSRAYQGYAIKYMFTRGKSYFNLGVYKPVEKADEPEFVNELFVINFGQDFYPRNFGRGRRKFLNLYTSYQIGGFILNRNNDEQNEFIPNLNLGLGVELIKTRHILLDTKASYFVPLYDHSRDLRGILGQASFNFVF, from the coding sequence ATGTATTTCCCGAATTTTCTTGCCGTTCGCCGTTGGGTTGCCACGCTGCTGTTGAGCGGTAGTGTGCTGCCCGCCCTGGCGCAGTCGGGCCACGACCAGGAGCTGTTTGAAACCCAGAAGCGCCTGACGGTGGGCGTGACCAAGTTTGCCGAGGCCCGCACCTCGCTCAAAGCCTTTATCGGCCGCCGGGCTGTGTGGGTGCAGAAGCAGGAGGAAACGCCCGACCAGCTGACGGCCGAGTTTGCCCTGCCTACCCGCGCCTTGGACAGCCTCGACTCCTTGGCGACGGGCCTGGGCTTCGTGCTGGAAAACAACCTGAACGCCCAGAACCTGACTTCGCGCCTGCAGGACCTCGGAGCGGAGGAAAAGGTAGAGGCGGCCCAACTGGCCCGGGTAGAAAAAGAGCTGCAGGCTGGCCGCCTGGGCGAAACAGAGCGGCAGCGCCTGGAAGCAGAGCTGGAGCGGCACACCAGCAGCCTAACCCGGCTGCGGCAGCGGCAGCAAAGTATCCAAAGCCACGCCGGCCAGGCCTACGTGACTCTGCGCCTCTACGATGAGGTGAGTTTCCCAACTGGCAACCGTAAGGTGAGCTTCGTGAACATGCCCGGCGTGGAATACAGCTACCTGCGCCTCGACAACCCCAAGCCGGGCCTGACCAGCCGCGCCTACCAGGGCTACGCCATCAAGTACATGTTTACCCGGGGCAAGAGCTACTTCAACCTGGGTGTGTATAAGCCGGTAGAGAAAGCCGACGAGCCCGAATTCGTCAATGAGCTGTTTGTCATTAACTTCGGCCAGGATTTCTACCCGCGCAATTTTGGCCGGGGGCGGCGCAAGTTTCTCAACCTCTACACCAGCTACCAAATCGGCGGCTTTATCCTGAACCGCAACAACGACGAGCAGAACGAGTTTATCCCTAATCTGAATCTGGGCCTGGGCGTGGAGCTCATCAAGACCCGCCACATTCTGCTCGATACCAAAGCCAGTTACTTCGTGCCGCTCTATGACCACAGCCGCGACCTGCGCGGCATCCTAGGCCAGGCTTCGTTCAACTTTGTGTTCTAA
- a CDS encoding aspartyl protease family protein: MTRPRVHKSSCCSLLGLGWRLLLLVLALGLTAGPAVAQGKVPFQFVKPKTHKVKFHFEMERNLIVVNARLNGQGPFNFLLDTGVGTSLITDPGLRSALKLRIGRSFRVAGAGNEAPLEASETDNVRVELPGVEAKSMLFLILSEDILNLSGYVGMPIHGILGSDVFRSFVVEVRPSESLLVLHDPHQYRKPRGRRWTTVPLDLEGNKPYLTAQVQVTDSLNLPLKLVLDTGAGHALSLETTSNQQLQLPPKRLRSQLGKGLNGFINGYLGRVSGMKLGRYQLNSLLTSFPDSTDVAMRADVPRNGNIGFELLKRFDVIIDYTHNYLLLRPNMLYREPFEHDMCGMDLVAAGPDYRRYVITQIVPGSPAAKAGLKVDDEIMYINLIPAGAFSLTQISRLLHSADGRKILLIVRRPNGELTTAQVQLKREI; the protein is encoded by the coding sequence ATGACCCGCCCCCGCGTACACAAGTCGAGTTGCTGTAGCCTGCTCGGGCTAGGCTGGCGGCTTTTGCTGCTAGTACTGGCCTTAGGGCTAACCGCCGGGCCAGCCGTGGCCCAGGGTAAGGTGCCGTTCCAGTTTGTGAAGCCCAAGACTCACAAAGTGAAATTTCACTTTGAGATGGAGCGCAACCTGATTGTGGTTAATGCCCGGCTCAATGGGCAAGGACCTTTCAACTTCCTGCTGGATACGGGCGTAGGCACTTCGCTTATCACGGATCCTGGCCTGCGCTCGGCCTTGAAGCTGCGCATTGGCCGCAGCTTCAGGGTGGCGGGAGCTGGCAACGAGGCCCCACTGGAAGCTTCCGAAACCGACAACGTGCGGGTCGAATTGCCGGGAGTGGAAGCTAAGTCCATGCTGTTTCTGATTTTGTCGGAGGATATTCTCAACCTCTCGGGCTACGTGGGCATGCCCATTCACGGCATTCTGGGCTCCGACGTGTTTCGCAGCTTCGTGGTGGAAGTGCGGCCCTCCGAAAGTCTGCTGGTGCTGCACGACCCGCACCAGTACCGCAAGCCCCGCGGCCGGCGCTGGACCACGGTGCCCCTGGATCTGGAAGGCAATAAACCTTATCTCACGGCCCAGGTCCAGGTTACCGACTCGCTGAACTTGCCCCTCAAGCTGGTTCTCGACACGGGCGCGGGCCATGCTCTGTCGCTCGAAACCACCTCCAATCAGCAGCTGCAGCTTCCGCCCAAGCGGCTTCGGTCCCAGCTCGGGAAGGGCCTCAACGGCTTTATCAACGGCTACCTGGGCCGGGTGTCGGGCATGAAGCTGGGGCGCTACCAACTCAACTCCCTGCTCACGTCCTTTCCCGACTCTACCGACGTGGCCATGCGCGCCGACGTGCCCCGCAACGGCAATATCGGCTTCGAACTGCTCAAGCGCTTCGACGTTATCATCGACTATACCCATAATTACTTGCTGCTGCGGCCCAACATGCTGTACCGGGAGCCGTTCGAGCACGACATGTGCGGCATGGACCTGGTAGCGGCCGGCCCCGACTACCGGCGCTATGTGATAACGCAAATAGTGCCCGGCTCTCCCGCCGCCAAAGCAGGGCTGAAAGTGGATGATGAGATTATGTATATCAACCTGATACCAGCCGGGGCCTTTTCTCTAACTCAGATCAGCCGCCTGCTGCACTCGGCCGATGGGCGCAAGATTCTGCTCATTGTGCGGCGCCCCAACGGCGAACTGACTACCGCACAAGTGCAGCTCAAGCGGGAGATTTAG
- a CDS encoding ABC1 kinase family protein codes for MFKNTISNLSRIRQVVEVLVRYGFEDVVTSTALRRLITQKRRLSWQHAERAVFETSRWERVRMVIEDLGPTFIKLAQAMSNRPDLLPEALIDEFQKLQSDVPPFDVRVAREIIERELGRPITEVFSEFDEKPLGSASIGQVHKARLLTGEDVVVKVQRPDVQEKVRTDLSLLHELVRLTAGFLRNHGLSNPQDIVDAFERSMMKELDYTSEARSMEQFRKLYESYETFYIPKPYRELSTAKVLVIEFVSGCKITDKAQLLEWKLSPEKVAETGMDIYLTQIFEFGIFHADPHPGNVLVRPDGTIVLIDFGMVGKLSKQQKYAFAGVFIGMARQDARSMALNFRRLALTADIPDMRTFEADLNDLIEDFTMLDVKEMSMSDLADRLQVIIYDYKLQVPGAVFLILRALVILEGIGKVLHPRFNTFEFVRPYGARIIAEQYSTENILSEAQYTGTQLLALIQTLPADVRQIMRKISRGDLRLKVELSGYQALMRTADQLVSRTIIALITVAFLLFSGLSLLGRYSPDMRYLHGIPVITWWSLGITGFLFLILLILGTKKRRY; via the coding sequence ATGTTTAAAAACACGATTTCCAATCTGAGCCGCATCCGGCAGGTAGTGGAGGTGCTGGTGCGCTATGGGTTCGAGGACGTGGTTACTTCCACGGCTTTGCGCCGCCTCATCACCCAGAAGCGCCGGCTGTCGTGGCAGCACGCCGAGCGGGCGGTGTTCGAAACCAGCCGCTGGGAGCGGGTTCGGATGGTCATTGAGGATCTGGGACCCACGTTTATTAAGCTGGCCCAGGCCATGAGCAACCGGCCCGATTTGCTGCCCGAGGCCCTGATTGACGAGTTTCAGAAGCTGCAGAGCGACGTGCCGCCCTTCGACGTGCGCGTGGCCCGCGAGATTATCGAGCGGGAGCTAGGCCGGCCCATTACGGAGGTTTTCAGCGAGTTTGATGAAAAGCCCTTGGGCTCGGCCAGCATCGGGCAGGTGCACAAGGCCCGGCTACTCACCGGCGAAGACGTAGTAGTGAAAGTGCAGCGCCCCGACGTGCAGGAAAAGGTGCGCACCGATTTGAGCCTGTTGCACGAGTTGGTGCGCCTGACGGCGGGCTTTCTGCGCAACCATGGCCTGAGCAATCCCCAGGATATCGTGGATGCCTTCGAGCGGAGCATGATGAAGGAGCTGGATTACACCTCCGAGGCCCGCAGCATGGAACAGTTTCGCAAGCTCTACGAAAGCTACGAGACGTTCTACATCCCGAAGCCGTACCGGGAGCTTTCCACGGCCAAAGTCCTGGTTATTGAGTTTGTAAGCGGCTGTAAGATTACCGATAAAGCCCAACTGCTGGAGTGGAAGCTAAGCCCGGAAAAGGTGGCCGAAACCGGCATGGATATTTACCTGACCCAGATTTTCGAGTTCGGGATTTTCCACGCCGACCCCCACCCGGGCAACGTGCTGGTGCGGCCCGACGGCACCATCGTGCTTATCGACTTTGGGATGGTGGGCAAGCTCAGCAAGCAGCAGAAGTACGCGTTTGCCGGCGTGTTCATCGGCATGGCCCGGCAGGATGCACGCAGTATGGCGTTGAACTTCCGGCGCCTGGCTCTCACGGCCGATATACCGGACATGCGCACGTTCGAAGCCGACCTCAACGATTTGATTGAGGACTTCACCATGCTCGACGTAAAGGAAATGAGCATGAGCGACCTAGCCGACCGGCTCCAGGTCATCATCTACGACTACAAGCTGCAAGTGCCCGGGGCCGTGTTCCTGATTCTGCGGGCCCTGGTGATATTGGAGGGCATTGGCAAGGTGCTGCACCCGCGCTTTAACACGTTCGAGTTTGTGCGCCCTTACGGGGCCCGCATCATCGCCGAGCAGTACTCAACCGAGAATATCCTGAGTGAGGCGCAGTATACCGGCACCCAGCTACTGGCCCTGATCCAGACCCTGCCGGCCGATGTGCGCCAGATCATGCGTAAGATTTCGCGCGGCGACCTGCGCCTGAAAGTCGAGCTCAGCGGCTACCAAGCTCTGATGCGCACGGCCGACCAGCTCGTGTCGCGCACCATCATTGCCCTCATTACGGTAGCCTTTCTGCTGTTCTCGGGCCTGAGCTTACTGGGGCGCTACTCACCCGACATGCGTTACCTGCACGGCATACCGGTCATTACCTGGTGGAGCCTGGGCATTACGGGTTTTCTGTTCCTGATTCTGCTGATTTTGGGCACGAAGAAGCGCCGCTATTAA
- the menC gene encoding o-succinylbenzoate synthase produces MLHLSYSRRVLRFNFPARTSRGALTEHYVYYLQLTDSAQPGRIGLGEAAPLAGLSPDYGPDTEAQIADFCRSFNQQNQTEISPEAAAQLVSPELPALRFALETALLDYQQGGQRQLYDTPFSRGQAGISINGLVWMGDAAFMREQIQKKLAEGYSCLKLKIGGIDFATELRLLAEIRAVASPEQLTLRVDANGAFPPEEALSKLQQLARFDLHSIEQPIRAGQWAAMAAVCRESPIPVALDEELIGVTEARQQEELLDQIRPAYLILKPTLVGGLAASQHWIRLAQARGIAWWLTSALESNVGLNAISQFAAQVAPPEFPQGLGTGQLYTNNITAPLTIRRGHLYYEPGGSWGDLE; encoded by the coding sequence ATGCTGCACCTTTCCTATTCCCGGCGCGTGCTGCGCTTCAACTTCCCGGCCCGCACTTCCCGCGGTGCCCTGACCGAGCATTACGTTTATTACCTCCAGCTCACCGACTCTGCCCAGCCCGGCCGGATAGGCTTGGGTGAAGCCGCCCCGCTGGCTGGCCTCAGCCCTGACTACGGCCCCGACACCGAGGCCCAGATTGCCGACTTCTGCCGCAGTTTCAACCAGCAGAATCAGACTGAAATCAGTCCTGAAGCGGCGGCTCAGCTTGTGAGTCCGGAGCTGCCTGCCTTGCGCTTCGCCCTGGAAACGGCCCTGCTCGACTATCAGCAAGGCGGGCAGCGGCAATTGTACGATACGCCCTTTAGCCGCGGGCAGGCGGGTATTTCCATCAACGGCTTGGTCTGGATGGGCGACGCGGCCTTTATGCGGGAGCAAATCCAGAAAAAGCTGGCCGAGGGCTATTCCTGCCTCAAGCTCAAAATCGGGGGCATCGACTTTGCCACCGAGCTGAGGCTACTGGCCGAAATCCGGGCCGTAGCGTCGCCCGAGCAACTCACCCTGCGTGTGGATGCCAACGGCGCTTTCCCGCCCGAGGAGGCTCTGAGCAAGCTTCAGCAGTTGGCCCGCTTCGACCTGCATTCCATCGAACAGCCCATCCGGGCCGGGCAGTGGGCGGCCATGGCCGCCGTGTGCCGGGAGTCGCCTATTCCAGTGGCCCTCGACGAGGAGCTGATTGGTGTCACCGAAGCCCGGCAGCAGGAAGAATTGCTCGACCAGATCCGGCCCGCCTACCTCATTCTCAAACCCACCCTGGTAGGCGGCCTGGCAGCTTCTCAGCACTGGATAAGGTTGGCCCAGGCCCGCGGCATTGCCTGGTGGCTGACCTCAGCGCTGGAGTCCAACGTGGGGTTGAACGCCATCAGTCAGTTCGCCGCCCAGGTTGCCCCGCCCGAATTCCCGCAGGGCCTGGGTACCGGACAGCTCTATACCAACAACATAACGGCCCCGCTCACCATCCGGCGCGGCCACCTGTACTACGAGCCGGGCGGCTCCTGGGGCGACTTGGAATAA
- the hppD gene encoding 4-hydroxyphenylpyruvate dioxygenase → MQTMTSPEVQAHPAHDFLPLKGTDYVEFYVGNAKQSAYYYQAAFGFELVAYAGPETGLRDRASYVLQQGKIRFVLTTSLLPDSDITRHVAQHGDGVKVMALWVDDARKSWEETTKRGARSAFEPLTIEDEFGSVTLSGIYTYGETVHTFVERTNYTGAFMPGFVAKTGLVPQTNPVGLLHVDHCVGNVGWGEMNTWVKFYEEVMGFKLLLTFDDEDISTEYSALMSKVMSNGNGYVKFPINEPAEGKKKSQIEEYLDFYHSPGVQHIAIATNDIRTTVAELRRRGVEFLSVPASYYEDLVERIGSIDEEIDSLKELNLLVDRDEEGYLLQIFTKPVEDRPTVFFEIIQRKGAKSFGKGNFKALFESIEREQALRGNL, encoded by the coding sequence ATGCAAACAATGACTTCGCCTGAGGTGCAGGCCCACCCCGCCCACGACTTCCTGCCCCTGAAAGGCACCGATTACGTGGAGTTTTACGTCGGCAATGCCAAGCAGAGCGCCTATTATTACCAGGCCGCTTTCGGCTTCGAGCTGGTGGCTTACGCCGGTCCCGAAACCGGCCTGCGCGACCGGGCCAGCTACGTACTGCAGCAAGGCAAAATCCGCTTTGTGCTCACCACTTCCCTGCTGCCCGACTCCGACATCACCCGCCACGTAGCCCAGCACGGCGACGGGGTGAAGGTAATGGCCCTGTGGGTGGACGACGCCCGCAAGTCGTGGGAGGAAACCACCAAGCGCGGCGCCCGCTCGGCCTTCGAGCCCCTTACCATCGAGGATGAGTTCGGCAGCGTGACGCTTTCGGGCATCTATACCTACGGCGAAACCGTGCACACCTTCGTGGAGCGCACCAACTACACCGGCGCCTTTATGCCGGGCTTCGTGGCCAAAACCGGCCTGGTGCCCCAAACTAACCCCGTGGGCCTGCTCCACGTCGACCACTGCGTCGGCAACGTGGGCTGGGGCGAAATGAACACCTGGGTGAAGTTCTACGAGGAAGTAATGGGCTTTAAGCTCCTGCTCACCTTTGACGACGAGGACATCAGCACCGAGTATTCGGCCTTGATGAGCAAGGTGATGAGCAACGGCAACGGCTACGTGAAGTTCCCCATCAACGAGCCGGCCGAGGGCAAGAAAAAGTCCCAGATTGAGGAATACCTTGACTTCTACCACTCGCCCGGCGTGCAGCACATTGCCATTGCCACCAACGACATCCGCACCACCGTGGCCGAGCTGCGCCGCCGCGGCGTGGAGTTCCTGAGCGTGCCGGCCTCCTACTACGAAGACCTGGTGGAGCGTATCGGCAGCATCGACGAGGAAATTGATTCGCTGAAGGAGCTGAACCTGCTCGTGGACCGCGACGAGGAAGGCTACCTGCTCCAGATTTTCACCAAGCCCGTGGAGGACCGCCCCACGGTGTTCTTCGAAATCATTCAGCGCAAGGGCGCTAAAAGCTTCGGCAAAGGCAACTTCAAAGCTCTGTTCGAAAGCATTGAGCGGGAACAAGCCCTGCGCGGCAACCTGTAA
- a CDS encoding phasin family protein, producing the protein MEDLFKKFINAGVGFVSLTSDRVQTTIDALVKESKLSEEEGKKIMDDLKKNSETKRKELEQQFSSIATKLMKSVGVASNSDVEELKRSVKGTSKSSAATASTAAGSKSGGAKTASSTTAKAAGATKKAADKVSSAAGTAQKSSAAKAGAAKSSGGSKSGAKKETPAAPAAGGTDTAGA; encoded by the coding sequence ATGGAAGATTTGTTTAAGAAATTCATCAATGCCGGCGTGGGCTTCGTGTCGCTGACCAGCGACCGGGTGCAAACCACCATTGACGCGCTGGTAAAGGAGAGCAAGCTGTCCGAGGAAGAAGGGAAGAAGATTATGGACGACTTGAAAAAGAACTCCGAAACCAAGCGTAAGGAACTAGAGCAGCAGTTCAGCAGCATTGCTACCAAGCTGATGAAGAGCGTGGGAGTAGCTTCCAACTCCGACGTGGAAGAGCTCAAACGCAGCGTAAAAGGCACTTCCAAATCGTCGGCCGCTACGGCTTCGACTGCTGCAGGCAGCAAAAGTGGCGGCGCTAAAACCGCTTCGAGCACGACGGCTAAAGCCGCTGGTGCTACCAAGAAAGCTGCTGACAAAGTAAGCTCGGCCGCCGGTACGGCCCAGAAATCGTCGGCCGCCAAGGCTGGTGCGGCCAAGTCGTCGGGGGGCAGTAAGTCGGGCGCCAAGAAGGAAACGCCCGCCGCTCCGGCTGCCGGCGGTACCGACACGGCCGGCGCCTAA
- a CDS encoding phospho-sugar mutase, producing MALTSDIQAKINTWLTGNYDTDTKANIQQLLDSGDEETLNDAFYRDLEFGTGGLRGIMGNGSNRMNRYTLGMATQGLCNYLLKSFPGQEIKVALAHDSRNNSREFARIAANIFSANGIHAFLFSDLRPTPELSFAIRHLGCQSGCVITASHNPKEYNGYKVYWQDGSQVVAPHDKNIIQEVNAIQSPDQVKFQGDESRIHWLGEELDAAYLEQVKALSINPAAIQRQHDLKIVYTPLHGTGITLVPKALAQLGFTNVSIVEAQATPDGNFPTVQSPNPEEKVAMQMALDQAKAQDADLVIATDPDADRVGIAVKNNQGEWLLVNGNQTAALLTHYLLSARKQAGKMQPNDFIVYTIVTSDVLGDVAKAHGVKAYQTLTGFKYIAGIIRDLEGQENYIGGGEESYGYMIGSFVRDKDAVSACALIAEMAAVAKDKGQTLYQAMVEMYATYGMYKEDLISLTKKGQRGAEEIQEMMAGLRANPPQTIAGSPVVELRDYKTGVIRNLQTGEERATGLESSNVLQFILADRSKISARPSGTEPKIKFYFSVKHPLQSAVDYDQVNQKLTDYINLIIEDMQLK from the coding sequence ATGGCCCTGACCTCCGACATCCAAGCCAAAATCAATACCTGGCTGACCGGCAACTACGACACCGACACCAAAGCTAACATCCAGCAGCTACTCGACTCGGGCGACGAGGAAACTCTTAACGACGCGTTTTACCGCGACCTGGAATTCGGCACCGGCGGGTTGCGCGGCATCATGGGCAACGGCTCGAACCGCATGAACCGCTACACGCTGGGTATGGCTACCCAGGGCCTGTGCAACTACCTGCTCAAGTCGTTCCCCGGCCAGGAAATCAAGGTGGCTCTGGCCCACGACTCGCGCAACAACAGCCGGGAGTTTGCTCGCATTGCCGCCAATATCTTCTCGGCCAACGGCATTCACGCCTTCCTCTTCTCCGACCTGCGCCCCACGCCCGAGCTGTCGTTTGCCATTCGCCACCTGGGCTGCCAGAGCGGCTGCGTCATCACGGCCTCGCACAACCCCAAGGAATACAACGGCTACAAAGTGTACTGGCAGGACGGCTCCCAGGTAGTAGCCCCCCACGATAAGAACATCATCCAGGAAGTCAACGCCATTCAGAGCCCCGACCAGGTGAAGTTCCAGGGCGACGAGTCCCGCATTCACTGGCTGGGTGAGGAGCTCGACGCCGCATACTTGGAGCAGGTGAAGGCCCTGAGCATCAACCCCGCTGCCATTCAGCGCCAGCACGACCTGAAAATCGTGTACACGCCCCTGCACGGTACTGGCATCACGCTCGTGCCCAAGGCCTTGGCTCAGTTGGGCTTTACCAACGTGAGCATCGTCGAGGCCCAGGCCACCCCCGACGGCAACTTCCCCACGGTCCAGTCGCCGAACCCGGAGGAAAAAGTAGCTATGCAGATGGCCCTCGACCAGGCCAAAGCTCAGGATGCCGACCTGGTTATTGCCACCGACCCCGACGCGGACCGCGTAGGCATAGCCGTGAAAAACAACCAGGGCGAGTGGCTGCTGGTGAATGGCAACCAAACGGCCGCTTTGCTGACCCACTACCTGCTCTCGGCCCGCAAGCAGGCCGGCAAGATGCAGCCCAACGACTTTATCGTCTATACCATCGTGACCAGCGACGTGCTCGGCGACGTAGCTAAAGCCCATGGCGTGAAGGCCTACCAGACGCTGACCGGCTTCAAGTACATTGCCGGCATCATCCGCGACTTGGAAGGCCAGGAAAACTACATTGGCGGCGGCGAGGAAAGCTACGGCTACATGATTGGCTCCTTCGTGCGCGACAAAGACGCCGTGTCGGCCTGCGCCCTGATAGCCGAAATGGCTGCCGTGGCCAAGGACAAGGGGCAGACCCTGTACCAGGCCATGGTGGAAATGTACGCCACCTACGGTATGTACAAGGAAGACCTGATTTCACTGACCAAGAAGGGACAGCGCGGGGCCGAGGAAATCCAGGAAATGATGGCCGGCCTGCGGGCCAACCCGCCCCAGACCATAGCCGGTTCCCCCGTGGTAGAGCTACGCGACTACAAAACCGGTGTTATCAGGAACCTGCAAACCGGCGAAGAGCGCGCCACCGGTCTGGAAAGCTCCAACGTATTGCAGTTCATCCTCGCTGACAGAAGCAAGATTTCGGCCCGCCCCTCGGGCACCGAGCCCAAAATCAAGTTCTACTTCAGCGTGAAGCACCCCCTGCAGTCGGCCGTAGATTACGACCAGGTCAACCAGAAGCTAACCGACTACATCAACCTCATCATCGAGGACATGCAACTGAAGTAA
- a CDS encoding DUF952 domain-containing protein: MPNVPGAPATFIYRLAEPADWQQAQRTGFFASADLAAEGFIHASDKSQILETARRYYAGHLDLVLLEIDEVRLAEAGVRVEREWVVARGEAFAHVFGPIPRAAITRQWTFQPDAAGNFTLPADL; the protein is encoded by the coding sequence ATGCCCAACGTTCCCGGCGCCCCGGCTACCTTCATCTACCGCTTGGCCGAGCCCGCCGATTGGCAACAGGCCCAGCGCACCGGCTTTTTCGCCAGCGCCGACCTGGCGGCTGAGGGCTTTATCCACGCTTCCGACAAGTCTCAGATTCTGGAAACGGCGCGACGTTATTACGCCGGGCACCTTGACTTGGTGCTGCTGGAAATTGATGAGGTACGCCTGGCCGAGGCCGGGGTGCGGGTAGAGCGGGAATGGGTAGTGGCACGGGGCGAAGCCTTTGCCCACGTGTTTGGGCCTATTCCGCGGGCAGCTATTACCCGGCAGTGGACTTTTCAGCCGGATGCAGCCGGAAACTTTACGCTGCCCGCCGATTTATAA
- a CDS encoding KGG domain-containing protein, producing the protein MITNNSTRNGSSQSSAAGRQGARSTNSKTSPNGKSLRGFAAMDPAEQRRIASEGGKASHESGRGHRFTSEEAREAGRKGGQASRGRSNQGGATR; encoded by the coding sequence ATGATTACGAACAACTCAACCCGCAACGGCTCTTCGCAGTCGAGCGCGGCCGGCCGTCAGGGCGCCCGCAGCACCAACAGCAAAACTTCGCCAAATGGTAAGAGCCTCCGTGGCTTTGCCGCTATGGACCCCGCCGAACAGCGCCGCATTGCCAGTGAGGGCGGTAAAGCCTCTCACGAAAGTGGCCGCGGTCACCGTTTTACTTCAGAGGAAGCCCGTGAAGCTGGCCGTAAGGGGGGCCAAGCTAGTCGCGGACGGAGCAACCAGGGCGGTGCCACCCGATAG